AACCGTCTCGACGGTGAGATCGGCCTCGTCGTCGGTGAACGCTCGCTCGATGCGGTCGCGTGTTCCGTCCCCGCCGACGGCCAGGACGGTCAGCCGTGTCGGCCGCGTTCGAACGGTCGGCTCGGCAACTGCGGTGGTGGGTGCTAACATCAATAGCGCCTCCGTTCGGTAGTCAACCGGCGAGACTGTCGTTGCTCGTGGCGACTGGAGACGACGATCCGTCCGCTCGAGTCGCCACTGGCTGTCGTCGTAGTCGTCTGAAGCCGCCGACTATCGACTGTCATGGACTGTCCCGTCAACTGTGACGGTGCCGTCGCTTCGAACTCCGACGAGCAAGCCGTCGTACTCGAATTCGACGCTGATATCGGCAGTCGAGTCTGGCTGGAAGAGCTGATCCAGCGCCTCGGGATCCACCGCGTTGTACAGCGGCTCGAGTTCGTGTGCATCGGTGTTGGTCTCGTCCGCGAGCGCCTCGACGACTCGCAGACTGATCGAATCGCTGTGGTAATCTAGTGTGGTTCCAGTCATCTTGAGTAGAGAAACGTGACCGACCGGTATCCGCTTGCTCGTTATACACGTTATTTCAAGTCGGACGCGACACTACGTGTATAGTGTCGGGGTGAATCGCCGGGACATCGCGTTTGATCCCTGCAGACTCGGCGATATGAGCGACAGTGGTCGACCCCGTTGGGGCCGCGCGGCGACGAGTAGCTTCACCGATGGGAATGAACTATATTTCTACCGAATCAAATCGGAAGTAACCGCGCGTATCATTGGTAGTCGTTCCATAGGTGGGACATGGTCGTTGCCTCGGTCCACACTGGAATGTTCGCAGGTGCTACACGGGAGACGGTCGCAGTAGCGCTCGGGGCGATCGGCATGCTAGGAAGTATCATGAGCGGAGTAGGGCTCCCTGACCTCGCGACGGTCGGGCCTGGACTGGGGCTGGAACCCGGACTGTTCGTTCTCGGACTCGCCGCACGGAGCAGCTCCGATCGGCCGAACGATATCGAACGGCTGACCGACGAACTCCGTCAGTTCGTTTCGCGAATCGACGGCGACGCGCCCGCGTCGTTCGCCGACGAAACCGGTGACGGAGCCGCGGATGTCGACGAGCCCGTCGACTTCACTATCGACCGGGACGACGAGATCGGCCAGTTGTCCGAGGTCGTCGACGAACTGGCGGCGACAGTGCGCGAACGGGAGCGCCAACGCGCGGAGAGCGAACGCTACCGTCAGGAGCTATACCGGATCACATCGGACCCGGACCTTCAGGACGAGGCGAAGATTCGCCGACTGCTCGAGATCGGCCGCGAACGGCTGGGTGTCGAGACGGGACTTGTCTCCCGGATCGACGAGTCGGCCGACCGGTACGAGATCGAGATGGCGGTCGGTCACGAGAGCGACCTGGAGGGAACGGAACTCGATCTGTCGACGAGCTACTGCCGGACCACTATCACGTCGGACGACGTGCTGGGGATCTACGACGCGGCGACGACGGAGGGGAGAGTCGCCCAGCCGACACCGAACTCGGCGTCAGTTGCTACGTCGGCGGAAAGCTCGAGGTCGACGGAGAACTCTACGGGACGGTCTGCTTCCTGAGCCGCGATTCCCGGGAGCGGCCGTTCACGCCGGCCGAAAAGTCGTTCGTCGATCTGATACGCCGCTGGATCAGCCGATCGTTCGAACGGCAGGCATCCGTTCGGACGATCCAGGAGCGGGAACGCCGCCTCGAGCAGGCACGGGCGTTCACCGACGAGATGCTCGATGCCGTCGACGATGTCGTCTATCTCCTCGGCGACGACGGCAAGATACAGCGCTGGAACAAGAGCCTCTGTGAGGTGACGGGCTACTCGGACGACGAGATCAGCGAGATGCACGCAGCGGAGTTCTTCGATGAATCCGATCATCAACTGATCTCGAACGCCATCGCGAATTCGATCGAGACGGCTGACACCCGAACCGAAGCGGCGCTCCGGACGAAGTCAGGCGAGCTGATTCCCTACGAGTTCGTTGCCTCGCCGCTCGAGGATCCGGCGGGCGAGACGGTCCTCACCGGCGTCGGTCGCGACATCAGCGACCGAAAGGAAAAGGAGCGACGGCTCGAGCGCCAGAAGACCTTCATGAACGACGTTTGGGACGCATTAGACGACGTGTTTTACATCCTCGACGAGGACGGGGATCTCCGGCGTTGGAACGAGACGCTGGTCGAGGTAACGGGCTACTCGGATGACGAAATCGAAGCGATGCACGCCCTGGAGCTCTTTGATGACACGAACCGGCCGGTGATCCGGAACTCGATCGAGGAGGCGTTCGAGACGGGTGAGACGCGCGCCGAGGCCGAATTACGAACGAAATCGGGCGAGCAGATCCCCTACGAGTTCATCGCGTCGGTACTCGAGGACCCCGACGGAAATCCGGTCGAGGTCGGGATCGGTCGGGATATCACCGACCGTACGGAAACGGAACGCCGGCTTCGCGAGCGCGAGGCCCGCCTCGAACGAACCACGCGGTTGCTCGAGCAGTCCCAGCGGCTGGCAGACGTCGGTGCCTGGGAACTCGACGTGACCGAGACGCCGTACGAGCCCCGGTGGACCGACGAGATCAACCGAATCCATGGCTTGTCGCCCGATGAGGAGATCGATCTGGAACGGGCACTCGAGTTCTACCATCCGGCGGATCGCCCGCGGATCGAGGAGGCGATCGAGCGCGCGATCGAAGACGGCGAATCGTACGACATGGAGGCTCGCTTACTCTCGGACGAGGACGACCTGCGATGGATTCGCACCATCGGCAAACCCGTCGAAGAAAACGGCGACCTAATCAAAATCCGAGGCTCGTTTCAGGACATCACCGACCGCAAGCAGCGCGAACGCGAACTCGAGCGCACCGAGACAATCATTCAGGCACTCGATGAACTGGTGTACACGCTCGACGCGGAGGGAAACTTCCGCTTTCTCAACGATGCGAGCGCCGCTATCGTCGGCTACGATCCCGAGGACCTGATCGGCGAGCACGTCTCGACGGTGATGGTTCCCGCCGATCTCGAGATCGCACAGGACCAGATCCGGGAATTGCTCCGCGCCGACGAGCCGTCCCGAACGTTCGATATGGGACTCGAGACCGTCGACGGCGACGTGATCGACGCGGAGAACCATATGGCGCTGTTGCCGATGTCGGACGGCGAATTCGCCGGGACTGCGGGCGTCATCCGTGACATTAGCGGGCGTAAGGAGCGCGAACGCGAACTCGAGCGGACGACGGAACTGCTCAAGCAGGCCGAACGGATCGCCAGAATCGGCGGGTGGGAGCTCAATATCAGCGACGATTCGCGGGAGGTGACCCTGACGGACGGTCTCCGTCGCCTGTACGATCTCCCACTGGACGTGCCGGTCGATCCCGACCTGGCGTCTTCTTTTCCCCACCCGAACGATCGAGCGGCCGTCCTCGAAACCGTCGACACGGCCCTCGAGACCGGCGAGAGCTACGAGATGGAACACCGTATGCGGACGGCCGAGGGAAACGAACGGTGGGTCCACTCTATCGGCGAACCCGTTTGGTCGGACGGCGAGGGACACCGTCCCGCTGGCAGCCGGTCGCAATCCGATGACGACATCATTGGCGTCCGCGGGACGATTCAGGATATCACCGACCACAAGGAGCGCGAACTGGCACTCGAGTCGCTCCACGACGCGGCACGCGATTTGCTCGGGAACGACACCGAACAGGAGGTGGCGGAGCTGGTCGTCGAGACGGCAAACGAGGTGCTCGAGGCATCGGGCGCAGCCGTCTATCATCTCGATCCCGACGTGAACCGACTCGATCCCATCGCATACACGGACGGCTTTGCGACGCTCTGTGACGGTGCGCCGTCAGTCGCCGTCGGTGACAGCGACTCCATCCTCTGGAACGCCTACGTGACAGGGACGGGGACCGTGGTC
This genomic stretch from Natrinema sp. SYSU A 869 harbors:
- a CDS encoding HalOD1 output domain-containing protein; the encoded protein is MTGTTLDYHSDSISLRVVEALADETNTDAHELEPLYNAVDPEALDQLFQPDSTADISVEFEYDGLLVGVRSDGTVTVDGTVHDSR